The stretch of DNA acacactctaatactgaacacactctaatactgaacacactctaatactgaacacgatctaatactgaacacactaatactgaacacactctaATACTGAACACGATCTAATACTGAACATAAACTAATACTGAACACactaatactgaacacactctaatactgaacacactctaatactgaacacactctaATTCTGAACACACTAATACTGAACACACTAATACTGAACACactaatactgaacacactctaatactgaacacactctaatactgaacacactaatactgaacacactaatactgaacacaatctaatactgaacacactctaatactgaacacactaATTCTGAACACactaatactgaacacactctaatactgaacacactctaatactgaacacgatctaatactgaacacactctaatactgaacacactctaatactgaacactctaatactgaacacactctaatactgaacacactctaatactgaacacactctaatactgaacacacacTAATACTGAACATAAACTAATACTGAACACactaatactgaacacactctaatactgaacacactctaatactgaacactctctaatactgaacacactaatactgaacacactctaatactgaacacactctaatactgaacacactctaatactgaacacactctaatactgaacacactctaatactgaacacactaatactgaacacactctaatactgaacacactctaatactgaacacactctaatactgaacacactctaatactgaacacactctaATACTGAATATGGAGGTGGTCAAGACAGTAGTGGTGTAGAAGGGTTACATGTAGTTAGAGTTAACGTGACGAGttaaggtcagaggtcaggggaagGTCTTACGTGATGAATATGGAGGTGGTGTAGAAGGGTTACATGTAGTTAGAGttaaggtcagaggtcaggggaagGTCTTACGTGATGAATATGGAGGTGGTGTAGAAGGGTTACATGTAGTTAGAgttaaggtcaggggtcaggggaagGTCTTACGTGATGAATATGGAGGTGGTGATGAGAGCGGCGGTGTAGAAGGGTTACAGGTAGTTAGAGttaaggtcagaggtcaggggaagGTCTTACGTGATGAATATGGAGGTGGTGTAGAAGGGTTACATGTAGTTAGAGttaaggtcagaggtcaggggtcaggggaagGTCTTACGTGATGAATATGGAGGTGGTGTAGAAGGGTTACATGTAGTTAGAgttaaggtcaggggtcagggaagGTCTTACGTGATTATGGAGTGTGAGAGCGGCGGTGTAGAAGGGTTACAGGTAGTTAGAGttaaggtcagaggtcagggaagGTCTTACGTGATGAATATGGAGGTGGTGATGAGAGAGGTGGTGTAGAAGGGTTACAGGTAGTTAGAGTTAAGGTCAGttaaggtcagaggtcaggggggaAGGTCTTACGTGATGAATATGGAGGTGGTGATATAGAAGGGTTACAGGTAGTTGGAGTTAAGGAGGTCAGAGAGTCAGGGAAGGTCTTACGTGATGAATATGGAGGTGGTGATGAGAGCGGCCGTGTAGAATCCTCTCTGACAGTCTGGGTTCTTCCCCTGTCTCTGGTGCATCTCCCCTCCACAGTTGTCACAGCAgcgacacacacagaaacacagtccTACCACGGGGGTCAACACCAGGAATACACAGCCCAGACTCACACACACCAGGAAGCCCGCCTCATAGTAGATCGTCTGCAGGAGGACAGATACCACATTATTAGAGAGATAACTACCTGTCGGTTAGAGAGATAACTACCTGTCTGTTAGAGAGATAACTACCTGTCTGTTAGAGAGATAACTACCTGTCTGTTAGAGAGATAACTACCTGTCTGTTAGAGAGATAACTACCTGTCTGACCGGCTAGCTGTCTGACTGGCTAGCTGTCTGACAGGCCTGGTTGGCTGATTGTCTGTCTGACAGGCCTGGttggctgactgtctgtctgtctgtctgtctgtcttaggaGGTgaattatagtgggtgtgggtgtattatagtgggtgtgggtgtattatagtgggtgtgggtgtattatagtgggtgtattatagtgggtgtgggtgtattatagcgggtgtgggtgtattatagtgggtatgggtgtattatagtgggtgtgggtgtattatagtgggtgtgggtgtattatagtgggtgtgggtgtattatagtgggtgtattatagtgggtgtgggtgtattatagtgggtgtattacagtgggtgtattatagtgggtgtaggtgtattatagtgggtgtattatagtgggtgtattatagtgggtgtattatagtgggtgtgggtgtattatagtgggtgtattatagtgggtgtattatagtgggtgtgggtgtattataatgggtgtattacagtgggtgtattatagtgggtgtaggtgtattatagtgggtgtattatagtgggtgtattatagtgggtgtgggtgtattatagtgggtgtattacagtgggtgtattatagtgggtgtgggtgtattatagtgggtgtattatagtgggtgtattatagtgggtgtgggtgtattatagtgggtgtattatagtgggtgtattatagtgggtgtattatagtgtgtgtgtgggtgtattacTGGgtatgggtgtattatagtgggtgtattatagtggttgTGGGTGTattgggtgtattatagtgggtgtattatagtgggtgtattagtgggtgtgggtgtgggtgtattatagtgggtgtattatagtgggtgtgggtattatagtgggtgggtgtgggtgtattatagtgggtgtattatagtgggtgtattatagtgggtgtattataggttatagtgggtgtgggtgtattatagtgggtgtattacagtgggtgtattatagtgggtgtattatagtgggtgtgggtgtattatagtgggtgtattacagtg from Oncorhynchus nerka isolate Pitt River unplaced genomic scaffold, Oner_Uvic_2.0 unplaced_scaffold_2961, whole genome shotgun sequence encodes:
- the LOC135566917 gene encoding prominin-1-A-like produces the protein MLQTIYYEAGFLVCVSLGCVFLVLTPVVGLCFCVCRCCDNCGGEMHQRQGKNPDCQRGFYTAALITTSIFITTGVLIAHAART